The following proteins come from a genomic window of Paramormyrops kingsleyae isolate MSU_618 unplaced genomic scaffold, PKINGS_0.4 ups121, whole genome shotgun sequence:
- the LOC140587008 gene encoding peptidyl-prolyl cis-trans isomerase FKBP1A-like codes for MGVEIETITPGDGRTFPKKGQTCVVHYVGSLTDGRKFDSSRDRDKPFKFMIGKHEVIRGWEEGVGQMSVGQRAKLTCSPDYAYGHKGHPGIIPPNATLIFDVELLGLE; via the exons ATGGGTGTCGAGATCGAGACAATAACCCCCGGCGACG GACGGACTTTTCCAAAAAAGGGGCAGACGTGCGTGGTGCATTATGTCG GTTCTCTTACTGATGGACGCAAGTTTGACTCATCCCGGGATAGAGACAAACCCTTCAAGTTCATGATCGGGAAGCATGAAGTTATCCGTGGTTGGGAAGAGGGAGTAGGGCAG ATGAGTGTAGGCCAGAGGGCTAAACTGACTTGCTCCCCTGACTATGCCTATGGACATAAGGGCCACCCAGGAATCATTCCGCCCAATGCCACTCTCATCTTTGATGTGGAGCTGCTTGGCCTCGAGTGA